CAGCGCCAACATGTCGAGCTCGCCCGAGAACTGGCCCAGCGGTTCAACCATCGCTACGGCGAGGTCTTCACCGTCCCGCGAGCCGTCACGCCGAAGGTCGCGGCCCGGGTGATGGACCTCTCGGATCCGACGGCCAAGATGAGCAAATCGGCGGCATCCGGCTCGGGCACGATCTTCCTGCTCGACCCGCCCGACGTCGTACGCCGCAAGGTCTCCCGCGCCGTCACCGACTCGCGCGGCATCGTCGCGTACGACCGCGAGGGCCAGCCTGGCGTAGCAAACCTGATCGACGTCGCGGCCGGATGCACCGGGCGCGCTCCGACCGAGATCGCCGCCGCGCACGGTACGTACGGTGCGCTGAAGAGCGCCGTCACCGACGCCGTCGTCGCAACGCTCGAACCGATCCAAAAGGCGTACGCAGACCTCTCCGCCGATCAGGTCGAAGCCGTGTTCGCCGACGGATCGCGCCGGGCCACTGCGGCCGCCGCGCCGGTCGTCGATGCGGCGCGGCGGGCGATCGGGTTGTGAGCGAGCCGGCGGCGTTCAGCTGGCCTGCGGCGCCGACCAAGCACCCGCTGCCGCGGCGGCGACGGCATAGGCGGCGAACGTGCGCGGCTCGCGACCGAGCACCTGACGTACCCCGTCGGTCGGTTCCGTCAACAACCCGCGACGCATCTCGGCGAACATCGCGGAGAGCCCTTCGGCGTCTTCCTTCGATATCCCAGCGTTGGCCTGCTCGGACACGAACTCCGCGGATGGCATGTCGATGAAGGTCACGTCGCACTCGATCGCCTTGGAGATGAGGCGGATGGCCTCGTCCCAGGTCAATGACTCCGGGCCCGTGACCTCAACGATCTCGTCCACGTGGTCGCTTCGGGTCAGCAGCGCCACCGCCACGTCGGCGACGTCGTCAACGTCGACGAACGGCTCCGGGACTCCGCCGACGGGCAGCCCGAGCGCGCCGGCCATGATCGGCTCCCAGAACGCGTCCTCGCTGAAGTTCTGCGCAAAGTTGCTAGCCCGAACGATGGACCACTGCACACCGGACGCTTGTACGGCTTGCTCCAAAGCGAGCATGTCTTCGCCGAATCCCGGCTCCCACGTGTTCGCGCCCCTGCCGGACAGCGCCACGAACCGACGAATGCCGACCGACACAGCGTGGTCGACGAACTCTCGGATCGGAACGGGAGTCAGCGGCAGCGCAATGTAGGTGGTCGACACGCCGTCGAGGGCCGCGTCCCAGGTCGATCGATCCGTCCAGTCGAAGCGGACTTCGCTCGTACGCGAGGCTGCACGCACGGGCCGGTCGGCGGCGCTGAGACGTGCCTGGATCCGGCGCCCGGTCTTGCCGGAGGCACCGAGCAGCAGGATGGGCGAGTCGGGCGATTGCGTTGCTGATCTGTCTGTCATGTCACCAGCCAAGTACGGAGCGGCTGGACGATCCAT
The sequence above is drawn from the Nocardioidaceae bacterium SCSIO 66511 genome and encodes:
- the trpS gene encoding tryptophan--tRNA ligase; translation: MTHQPSRQLSLITPSGHLTLGNLLGALRPMRDATSTGDCFYGISDLHALTIPHDPATLRSVRAELAALMLASGLDPASATLFIQSRVSTHSELLYLLECTASMGETGRMIQYKEKGRGRTDTRVSLFTYPILMAADILLYRATEVPVGEDQRQHVELARELAQRFNHRYGEVFTVPRAVTPKVAARVMDLSDPTAKMSKSAASGSGTIFLLDPPDVVRRKVSRAVTDSRGIVAYDREGQPGVANLIDVAAGCTGRAPTEIAAAHGTYGALKSAVTDAVVATLEPIQKAYADLSADQVEAVFADGSRRATAAAAPVVDAARRAIGL
- a CDS encoding NAD(P)H-binding protein, which codes for MTDRSATQSPDSPILLLGASGKTGRRIQARLSAADRPVRAASRTSEVRFDWTDRSTWDAALDGVSTTYIALPLTPVPIREFVDHAVSVGIRRFVALSGRGANTWEPGFGEDMLALEQAVQASGVQWSIVRASNFAQNFSEDAFWEPIMAGALGLPVGGVPEPFVDVDDVADVAVALLTRSDHVDEIVEVTGPESLTWDEAIRLISKAIECDVTFIDMPSAEFVSEQANAGISKEDAEGLSAMFAEMRRGLLTEPTDGVRQVLGREPRTFAAYAVAAAAAGAWSAPQAS